In Streptomyces rapamycinicus NRRL 5491, the genomic stretch CTCGGCGCCGCCGTGGAACTCGCGGAGGGCGGCGCCCATCTGCTGACCGGCCGCCTGTCGCCACGGAGCCATCCGTGGCTGAACGACCACCGGGTGCTGGACACCGTCCTGCTGCCGGGCACCGCGTTCGCCGAGCTCGCCCTGCACGCGGCCGCGCGCACCGGCTGTGACCATGTGGCGGAGCTGACCCTGCACGCGCCACTGGTGATTCCGCAGGGCGAGGCGGTCGATGTGCAGATCGCCGTGGCCGCTCCCGATCACACCGGTGAGCGTCCGATCACGGTGCATTCACGGCCGGCGGCCGATACCGGCGACACTGCTTGGACCCGGCATGCCACCGGTGCACTCGCCACTTCCGCCGCGCCCAACTCCCGTGCCCTGGAGGGCGTCTGGCCGCCACCTGGGGCGACAGCGCTGCCCGTCGAGGACTTCTACGGGCAGCTCGCCGACCACGGATACCACTACGGACCGTCCTTCCAGGGCCTCACCGCCGCGTGGCGGCTGGACGGCGACGTCTACGCCGAGGTGTCCCTGCCCGAAGGGGAGCGCGAGGGCGCGGCCGCGTACGGCATCCATCCCGCCCTGTTCGACGCCGCGCTGCACGCCCGTGCCCTGGACGTCGCCCCCGGTTCCGAGGACGCGCACCGGATCCTGCTCCCGTTCACCTGGAGCGGTCTGCGGCTGCGTGCCACCGGCGCGGACACCCTGCGGATCCGCATCACCCCGACGGCATCGGACCGGCTCAGCCTGCTCGCGGCCGATCCGACCGGCGCGGCAGTGGCCGTCGTGGACGATCTGATCCTGCGCCCGGTGCCGGAAGGGCAGTTGGGCCGGGCCCGTGCGGCGGGCAGGAATTCGCTGTTCCAGCCGGCCTGGACGCGGATGACACCGGCCGAGACCGCCCCCGCCTGCCGTTCTGCCGTGATCGGTCCGAGCGGCGGTCCCCTCACCGACGCGCTGCCCGATGCCTCCCACCTGCCGGACCTCGCCGCCGTGCGGGCGGCCGTGGCGGATCAAGCACCGGCCCCCGACGTGGTGTTCGCCTTCTTCGGCTCTTCCGCGGATGGCCGGGGCGATCCGGCGGAGCGCGCCCATGACCTGGGCAGGGCGGCCCTCGGGGTGTTGCGGGAGTTCCTCGCCGCCCCTGAATTCACCGACGCCCGGTTGGCGGTGGTCACCCGTGGGGCGGCCGCCCCGCAGAGCCATGACGATGTCCACGATCTGCCCGCCTCCGCCGTATGGGGTCTGGTGCGCAGCGCCCAGTCGGAGAACCCCGGCCGGGTCCTGCTGCTCGACCTCGACGGTCGGGACGCCTCACCGCGGGCCCTGGCCGACGCCGTGGCATCGGGCGAGCCCCAGCTGGCGCTGCGGGACGGGGTGGCGTACGTACCACGGCTGGTCCACGACGACGCGGCCAAGCGGCTCACCCCGCCGGAGGGGTCGGCCACGTGGCGTCTGGGGCTGACCGGCCACGGCAGCCTGGACCAGCTGGCGCTGGTCGACTGCCCGGACAACGCCCGCCCGCTGGGCCGGGGCGAGGTCCGGGTGGCGCTTCGGGCGGGCGGGGTGAACTTCCATGACGTCGTGGTGGCGCTGGGCATGGTGGAGGACCCCAGGCCACTGGGCGGCGACGGGGCCGGTGTGGTCGTCGAAGTGGGGCCCGGCACCGCGGAGTTCGCGGAGGGCGACCGGGTCATGGGCCTGTTCAACGGCACCGGGTCGCCGGTCGTCACCGACGTCCGGATGATCACCAGGATCCCCGAGGGGTGGTCCTACGCGCAGGCGGCCACCACACCGTCGGCCTTTCTCACGGCCTACTACGGTCTCGCCGATCTCGCTGGGCTGCGGGCCGGGGAGAAGCTGCTGCTGCACGCGGCCACCGGCGGAGTGGGCCTGGCGGCCGTGCAGCTGGCCCACCACTGGCAGGCCGAGGTGTACGCCACGGCGGGACCCGCGAAGTGGCACGCCCTGCGGGAGCGCGGTTTCGACGACCGCCATATCGCCTCCTCGCGCACCCTCGACTTCGAGGAGCGGTTCCGCGCCGCCGCCGGATCGGTCGACGTGGTGCTCAACTCCCTGGCCGGTGACTTCATGGACGCGTCGTTGCGGCTGCTGGCGCCCCGCGGTCGTTTCATCGACATGGGCCGGACCGACGTCCGCGATCCCGAGCAGGTCGGCGGCCAGTATCCGGGGGTCGTCTATCGCGCGTTCGACCTGGTCGGCGGGGCGGGTCCGGACCGCATTCAGCAGTTGCTGGCCGAGTTGTCGACACTGTTCGAGAACGGGGCACTGCAACCGCTGCCGACCACGCTGTGGGACATCCGCCGGGCCCCCGAGGCGTTCCGCTACTTCAGCCAGGCCCGCCACATCGGCAAGATCGTGCTGACGCTCCCGACCGCCCTCGACCCGGAGGGCACGGTCCTCATCACCGGTGGTACGGGCGCCCTCGGCGCCGCCACCGCCCGCCATCTGGTGGTCCACCACGACGTACGGCGGCTGCTGCTCATCAGCCGCCGGGGCCCCGACGCTCCGGCGGCCACGGAGCTGGCGGCCGAACTGACCGAGCTCGGCGCGTGCGTCTCCATCGTGGCGTGTGACGCGGCCGACCGGGCCGCCCTGGCCAAGCTGCTGGAGACCGTGCCCGACCACCATCCGCTCACCGCCGTCGTCCACGCCGCCGGGCTGCTGCGCGATGCCACGGTCGAGGCGCTCACGCCCGATCAGCTCGATGAGGTGCTGCGGGCGAAGGCCGACGCGGCGTGGAATCTGCATGAACTCACCCGCGACGCCGGGCTGTCGGCGTTCGTGTTGTTCTCCGCGGCGGCCGGGCTGCTGGGCGCCGCGGGCCAGGGCAACTACGCGGCGGCCAACGCCTTCCTGGACGCGCTCGCCGTGCACCGTCATGCCCAGGGCCTGCCCGCCACCTCCCTGGCCTGGGGGTACTGGGCCCAGGCCACCGGCATGACCGGTGGCATGACGGACACCGACCGGGCACGGCTGGCGCGGGCCGGGATGATGGGGCTGGAGACCGAACAGGGCCTCGCACTGCTCGACATCGCGCTCGACAGCGGCCTGCCGAACCTGGCGCCCATCCGGCTCGACCTGGCCACCATGCGGCGTGAGGCCCACGCCGACGATCTGCCGCCCCTCTTCAGGAGCCTGGTGCGCGGCGCCGCCCCGCAAGCGGCCACCGCAGCCGTCGCCTCGGGCGGGGCGGCACCGGCCGAGGCGTTCGCCGCCATGTCCGGGGAGGACCGGCAGCAGGCGCTCCTCAAGCTGGTGCGCAACGCCACGGCGACGGTGCTGGGCCATGACACCGCGGATGCCATCCACCCCGCCCAGAACTTCCGGGAACTGGGCTTCGACTCGCTGACCGCCGTGGAGCTGCGCAACCGGCTGGGCGCCGCCACCGGTCTGCGGCTGCCCGCCACGCTGGTCTTCGACCACCCCACGCCCACCGCGGTGGTGCGGCTGTTGGAGGAACGCCTGGTTCCGGCCGGGGCGGCGTCGACGGAGTCGCTCCTCACCGGCCTCGACTCCCTCGACGCCGCCTTGGCCGGGGGGATCGCCGACCGGGAGCAGCGGGCCCGGATCGCGGCGCGGTTGCGGGAGCTGCTGCGCAAGGCGGACGGCCCGTGGCAGGACGCGGACGGCGACGACAGCGCCGAGGAGGATCTGGCGTCGGCCAGCGACGAGGACTTGTTCCGGGCGCTCGACAACGAGCTGACCGTCCCCTCCGACGACGGTCTCCGATGAATCAGGACCGATGAATCAGCACCACTGGACCAGGACGACTGGACCAGGACCGCTCAATCAGGACAGCCGTGACGATCGGGTTGATGCGATATGACGGATGACGAGAAGCTCCGCAGCTATCTCAAGCGGGCGACCGCCGATCTGCGTCTGGCCAGGCGGCAGTTGCGCGAGGTCGAGGACCGCGCCCGGGAGCCCATCGCCATCGTCGGGATGGCCTGCCACTTCCCCGGCGATGTGGCGACCCCCGAGGACCTGTGGCGGGTGGTGGACGAGGGCGTGGACGTCATCTCCTCGTTTCCCGAGGACCGAGGCTGGGACCTGGAGAGCCTCTACGACCCGGATCCGGAGCACGCCGGCACCAGCAGCGCCCGCGAGGGCGGATTCCTCCGCGAGGTGGCCGACTTCGACGCCGAGTTCTTCGGGATCAGCCCGCGTGAGGCCGCGGCGATGGATCCGCAGCAGCGGCTGCTGCTGGAGACGGCGTGGGAGGCGTTCGAACGCGCGGGGCTCACGCGGGAGGCGCTGAGCGGCAGCGCCACCGGGGTGTTCGCCGGGGTGGACTCGTACCACTATCTGTCGCTCATCGGGCAGACGACGAGCGACTCGGCGGGCTATGTGGCCACCGGAAACCTCGGCAGCGTGGTCTCGGGCCGGGTGTCGTACTCGTTCGGCCTGGAGGGGCCCGCGGTCACGGTGGACACGGCCTGCTCGTCGTCGCTGGTGGCCATGCATCTGGCGGTGCAGGCGCTGCGGCAGGACGAGTGCTCGCTGGCCCTCGCGGGCGGGGTGACGGTGATGGCCACGCCCGGTGGGTTCACCGAGTTCTCGCGTCAGCGCGCGCTGTCCCCGGACGGGCGGTGCAAGGCGTTCGCCGCGGCGGCCGATGGCACGGGCTTCTCCGAGGGCGTCGGCCTGGTGTTGCTGGAGCGGCTGTCGGACGCGCGGCGCGACGGGCACCGGGTGCTGGCCGTGATCCGGGGCTCGGCGGTCAACCAGGACGGTGCGTCGAATGGTCTGACGGCGCCGAACGGGCCCTCGCAGCAGCGGGTGATCCGGCAGGCCCTGGCCAACGCGGGGCTGGCGCCGTCCGAGGTGGACGCGGTGGAGGCGCACGGTACGGGCACCACGCTGGGCGATCCGATCGAGGCGCAGGCGCTGCTGGCCACCTACGGACAGGGCAGGCCGGAGGACCGGCCGCTGTGGCTGGGCTCCATCAAGTCCAACATCGGGCACACCCAGGCCGCCGCCGGGGTGGCGAGCGTCATCAAGATGGTGCAGGCCCTGCGGCATGAGGTGCTCCCCGTCTCCCTGCACATCGACGAGCCGACACCGCATGTGGACTGGGGCGCGGGCGAGGTGCGGCTGCTGACCGAACCCGTCGAGTGGGCGGCGAACGGACGGCCACGCCGTGTGGGTGTGTC encodes the following:
- a CDS encoding type I polyketide synthase, whose product is MSNEEKLLDHLKWVTAELRQTRERLREAESAEPEPIAIVGMACRYPGGVRSPEELWRLVRDGEDAVSGFPADRGWGVEELFDPDPESYGKSYVDQGGFCYDAAEFDAAFFDISPREAQAMDPQQRLLLETAWEAFERAGLNRASLGGSNTGVFAGVGSHDYLSVIGDITSEVEGYVGPGNLGSVVSGRVAYTLGLEGPAVTVDTACSSSLVAIHLACQALRSGECDLALAGGVAVMATPGAFIEFSRQRGMAPDGRCKPFAAAADGTGWGEGAGLIVLERLCEARRRNRRVLGVIRGSAVNQDGASNGLTAPNGPSQQRVIRQALANAQLSTAEVDAVDGHGTGTTLGDPIEAQALLATYGQGRPEDRPLWLGSIKSNLGHTQAAAGAASVIKMVMAMRHELLPASLHIDEPTPHADWASGAVRLLAEPVAWPRGERPRRAGVSAFGISGTNAHLILEQAPEPAEVATASDTSGGGISAGGVVPWVVSGRGAEALRGQARALAERVATDPEASAEDVGWSLITTRSVFDHRAVIVGQHRDELLTGLNALATGNTHPTIIEPSTTTSLGMGPVLVFPGQGSQWLGMGAGLLDASPVFATRVAECEQALTPHINWSLTEALRGGINTADLARVDVVQPLLWAIMVSLAAVWDHHGVTPAAVVGHSQGEIAAACVAGALSLDEGARIVALRAHALRHLTGHGTMASLTLSQNQAEEFLTELGKDAHNVAIAAINGPNSVVISGPPEQVTHTVTTCEQTGHRARLIDVDYASHSTQVDGITDELRAVLSGIEPVQAEVEFYSTVTGTRMDTGGLDTAYWVKNLRERVRFADAVRALLDDGHRVFIEASTHPVLTIGMQETFEEAGVPAAAVPTLRRDHGDHAQLMRSVAQAFTAGVSVDWTRWFPTDPAPRVLDLPTYAFQRRRYWLDGRGGHSGDPGDLGLGSAEHPLLGAAVELAEGGAHLLTGRLSPRSHPWLNDHRVLDTVLLPGTAFAELALHAAARTGCDHVAELTLHAPLVIPQGEAVDVQIAVAAPDHTGERPITVHSRPAADTGDTAWTRHATGALATSAAPNSRALEGVWPPPGATALPVEDFYGQLADHGYHYGPSFQGLTAAWRLDGDVYAEVSLPEGEREGAAAYGIHPALFDAALHARALDVAPGSEDAHRILLPFTWSGLRLRATGADTLRIRITPTASDRLSLLAADPTGAAVAVVDDLILRPVPEGQLGRARAAGRNSLFQPAWTRMTPAETAPACRSAVIGPSGGPLTDALPDASHLPDLAAVRAAVADQAPAPDVVFAFFGSSADGRGDPAERAHDLGRAALGVLREFLAAPEFTDARLAVVTRGAAAPQSHDDVHDLPASAVWGLVRSAQSENPGRVLLLDLDGRDASPRALADAVASGEPQLALRDGVAYVPRLVHDDAAKRLTPPEGSATWRLGLTGHGSLDQLALVDCPDNARPLGRGEVRVALRAGGVNFHDVVVALGMVEDPRPLGGDGAGVVVEVGPGTAEFAEGDRVMGLFNGTGSPVVTDVRMITRIPEGWSYAQAATTPSAFLTAYYGLADLAGLRAGEKLLLHAATGGVGLAAVQLAHHWQAEVYATAGPAKWHALRERGFDDRHIASSRTLDFEERFRAAAGSVDVVLNSLAGDFMDASLRLLAPRGRFIDMGRTDVRDPEQVGGQYPGVVYRAFDLVGGAGPDRIQQLLAELSTLFENGALQPLPTTLWDIRRAPEAFRYFSQARHIGKIVLTLPTALDPEGTVLITGGTGALGAATARHLVVHHDVRRLLLISRRGPDAPAATELAAELTELGACVSIVACDAADRAALAKLLETVPDHHPLTAVVHAAGLLRDATVEALTPDQLDEVLRAKADAAWNLHELTRDAGLSAFVLFSAAAGLLGAAGQGNYAAANAFLDALAVHRHAQGLPATSLAWGYWAQATGMTGGMTDTDRARLARAGMMGLETEQGLALLDIALDSGLPNLAPIRLDLATMRREAHADDLPPLFRSLVRGAAPQAATAAVASGGAAPAEAFAAMSGEDRQQALLKLVRNATATVLGHDTADAIHPAQNFRELGFDSLTAVELRNRLGAATGLRLPATLVFDHPTPTAVVRLLEERLVPAGAASTESLLTGLDSLDAALAGGIADREQRARIAARLRELLRKADGPWQDADGDDSAEEDLASASDEDLFRALDNELTVPSDDGLR